In one Chryseobacterium camelliae genomic region, the following are encoded:
- a CDS encoding M48 family metallopeptidase, protein MKITQLLGIGAVALSAIACTTNPITGRSSLQLANNSEIMTMSAQEYKTTLGKSKVITGTADAKKVVNVGTRIKAAAEKYYAGIGRSADLANYNWEFNLLQSSELNAWCMPGGKVAVYTGILPVTKNDNGLAVVMGHEVSHALAGHGNERISQAMVAQYGGQILGTTISNAQWASIFEKAYPIGSQVALLKYGRNQESEADKMGLYLMGMAGYDPREAIPFWNRMEAASTGARQPEFLSTHPNPETRISDINRDLPKALEYYKAAGGKI, encoded by the coding sequence ATGAAAATAACACAATTATTAGGAATAGGAGCAGTTGCTCTGTCGGCTATAGCATGTACTACAAATCCTATTACGGGGAGATCATCATTGCAATTAGCAAATAATTCGGAAATCATGACGATGTCTGCACAGGAATATAAAACAACATTAGGCAAGTCTAAAGTAATTACAGGAACGGCAGATGCAAAAAAAGTGGTAAATGTAGGAACAAGAATCAAGGCTGCCGCAGAAAAATACTATGCAGGTATTGGGCGAAGTGCCGATTTAGCGAATTATAACTGGGAATTTAATCTTTTGCAAAGCAGTGAGCTTAATGCTTGGTGTATGCCAGGAGGAAAAGTAGCTGTTTATACAGGGATTTTGCCTGTGACTAAAAATGATAATGGTCTCGCAGTCGTGATGGGGCACGAAGTTTCTCACGCATTGGCAGGACACGGAAATGAGAGAATTTCTCAGGCAATGGTAGCGCAATATGGGGGACAAATTTTAGGAACAACAATTTCTAATGCACAGTGGGCGAGTATCTTTGAAAAAGCCTACCCTATCGGCTCGCAGGTTGCTTTGCTAAAATATGGCAGAAACCAGGAGTCTGAGGCAGATAAAATGGGATTATATCTAATGGGTATGGCCGGTTATGACCCGAGAGAAGCAATTCCCTTCTGGAATAGAATGGAAGCAGCTTCTACTGGAGCAAGACAACCTGAGTTTCTTTCTACTCACCCGAACCCTGAGACAAGGATTTCGGACATCAATAGGGATTTACCAAAGGCTTTAGAATATTATAAAGCTGCAGGAGGAAAAATATAA